From Echinicola soli, a single genomic window includes:
- a CDS encoding ParB/RepB/Spo0J family partition protein: MADHKKPTANKKKALGRGLGALLQDSPNKETKDEHQEQMSPEAGIHEIPLDEIQVNPYQPRTHFDKEALQELADSITVQGIIQPITVRKLAENEYQLISGERRFQASKLAGLTKVPAYVRTANDQQMLEMALIENIQRENLNALEIAHSYQRLLSECELKQEQLGDRVGKNRTTVNNYLRLLKLPPDIQAGIRDKKISMGHARALINVEDVDKQLAIYRKTLEEELSVRKVEALVKALHEDGEEEKTISNKPDLDPVKKYELGKLQQKLASHLGTKVSLKMDHKDKGEIKIPFGSTDDLNRILEILEII; encoded by the coding sequence ATGGCTGATCATAAAAAACCCACAGCAAATAAGAAAAAGGCACTGGGAAGAGGTTTGGGGGCTTTGTTGCAGGATTCTCCAAATAAAGAGACCAAGGATGAACACCAAGAGCAGATGAGCCCAGAGGCGGGAATTCATGAGATACCACTGGATGAAATCCAAGTAAACCCCTATCAGCCAAGAACACACTTTGACAAGGAAGCGTTACAGGAGCTTGCAGACTCCATTACAGTGCAAGGCATTATTCAGCCCATTACGGTAAGGAAACTAGCCGAAAATGAGTATCAGCTCATCTCAGGAGAAAGACGCTTCCAAGCTTCAAAACTAGCTGGGCTGACCAAGGTTCCTGCTTATGTCAGGACAGCAAATGACCAGCAAATGCTGGAAATGGCACTGATCGAGAACATCCAACGGGAGAACCTCAATGCCCTGGAAATTGCACATTCTTACCAACGCTTGCTTTCCGAATGTGAGCTCAAGCAAGAACAGCTTGGAGACCGCGTGGGAAAAAACAGGACCACTGTAAACAACTACCTTCGACTGCTGAAACTTCCACCAGATATCCAAGCCGGTATCAGGGATAAAAAAATCTCCATGGGCCATGCAAGGGCACTGATCAACGTGGAAGATGTGGACAAGCAGCTGGCCATTTACCGTAAGACCCTGGAGGAAGAACTTAGTGTCAGAAAGGTAGAAGCACTGGTAAAGGCACTCCACGAGGATGGTGAAGAAGAAAAAACCATTTCTAACAAGCCAGACCTGGATCCCGTAAAGAAATATGAACTCGGTAAACTCCAGCAAAAGCTTGCCTCGCACTTGGGCACCAAGGTCAGCCTTAAAATGGACCACAAAGACAAAGGGGAGATAAAAATCCCGTTTGGGTCTACCGATGACCTGAATCGCATTTTAGAAATTCTAGAGATTATTTAG
- a CDS encoding DUF5683 domain-containing protein, whose protein sequence is MRAIAHDSTEQVEININKGNIKNPKKAALLSAILPGAGQVYNEKMWKVPIIYGGIITTAYFVEFNNRRYQIFKEALTIYRDDDESTDNIFPNLNEDGLIRNVDYWRRNRDACYLVFTAIYALNIVDALVDAHLSGFDVSNDLTFKLEPSVEPTYASRNAIGLSFKIQFK, encoded by the coding sequence GTGAGGGCTATTGCACATGATTCCACCGAGCAGGTTGAGATCAATATTAACAAGGGCAATATCAAAAACCCAAAAAAAGCAGCCCTTCTCTCCGCCATCCTTCCCGGTGCTGGGCAGGTTTATAATGAGAAGATGTGGAAAGTTCCAATTATCTATGGTGGAATCATTACTACTGCTTACTTTGTGGAGTTTAATAACAGAAGGTATCAGATTTTCAAAGAAGCATTGACCATTTACAGGGACGATGACGAGAGCACTGATAATATTTTCCCTAACCTGAACGAAGATGGGCTGATCAGGAATGTCGATTACTGGCGTCGCAACAGGGATGCTTGTTACTTGGTTTTTACGGCCATTTATGCCCTGAATATTGTGGATGCCCTTGTGGATGCCCATTTATCGGGATTTGACGTCTCCAATGACCTCACCTTTAAATTAGAACCATCCGTAGAACCTACCTATGCAAGTAGAAACGCTATTGGATTATCATTTAAAATACAATTTAAATAA